One window of Leptospira barantonii genomic DNA carries:
- a CDS encoding molybdopterin-dependent oxidoreductase yields the protein MNIAETFQTTCSYCGVGCGVLIHKHSSQELKVEGDPTHPANKGLLCSKGMNLNYSLLNRSDRLFFPSMRKDGNSPQIRTDWDSALQRIAQEFKKIIQEHGPDSVGFYVSGQLLTEEYYVVNKIAKGFIGTNNIDTNSRLCMSSAVVGYKMALGEDSVPVSYEDIELADCFLVAGANPAWCHPILFRRIEAHKQANPNVKLIVVDPRKTESCEDADLHLQIKPGSDIHLFHAIARILIEQNRIDSEFLKNHTEGFEELKEKVFQQSVEDYANACDIPSEQIRQAAQWIGDSKGFLSLWAMGLNQSVIGVNKNLALLNLSLLTGQIGKPGSGPFSLTGQPNAMGGREVGGLCNLLPAHRNLANPEHRAEVAQFWGVNSIQEKPGYSATEMFDHLRTGKMKAIWIICTNPTVSLPDARLVESGLRSAEFVVVQDISKDSSAIPFADVILPAAGWAEKQGTMTNSDRRITYLPKVLDPPGEAMPDTWILNQFAKKMGWTSSFAFENEGEVFEEHCRLTKGTNIDIAGLDYSVLMEKRSVQWPYPTKGHGGTQRLFTDRNFYRPNGKAKIHAVEPDDSSEKATSDFPLILTTGRIRDQWHTMTRTGKVRKLNEHKREPYLEIHPNDAKIRNIEEGSLVEIFNERGKTKVKATITESIKEGVVFLPMHWGKKLGRDDSRANNLTSGAYDPYSKQPGFKISAVEVKVYHKRKEKILIIGGGNGTLAFLRSYRALDPESEITVLCKEKNPFYNRILLPDYISGEKIFGDLMGVSEEEILSWNFDIFPDRTVTQVHPEGKIVRDDQGNTYSYDKLIFATGSSPFIPSMIPKEMEGIFALRSKEDAEKIKGFFVRDTHVLIVGGGLLGLELAAALRSLHVRVSVLIRTDRLMSKQLDPIAGEILNEEIESRGIEIIRNAEIVKIKGTSRVQSVKLSNGESIVPDGIVYATGTTPNLQLAKLAGLECKQGILVDPYLRSSDPDIYAIGEVAEHTSGLYGTVAATEEQSKIAANHIYGYAFDFYNGSIHSNLLKIPELDLVSLRLADTPMDLSEDKSGEYEEVVFLDRKKRKYKKCIIKGDKLVGAILIGDKSNFQDFKELISSGIELGDRREQLLSGGGTARKPVIGKLVCSCNGVGDGNLREEIKNGCKSMEALGKATGAGTGCGSCRPEISKILKSDLAMSEIEK from the coding sequence GTGAACATCGCGGAAACATTTCAAACAACATGCTCCTATTGCGGAGTCGGGTGTGGAGTTCTTATACATAAACATTCTTCCCAAGAATTGAAAGTGGAAGGAGATCCGACTCATCCAGCGAACAAAGGCCTTTTATGTTCCAAGGGAATGAATCTAAACTATTCTTTGTTAAATCGTTCCGATCGTTTGTTCTTTCCTTCGATGAGGAAGGACGGAAATTCTCCGCAGATCAGAACCGATTGGGATTCCGCTCTTCAAAGAATCGCTCAAGAGTTTAAAAAAATCATACAAGAACACGGACCGGATTCGGTCGGCTTCTACGTTTCCGGTCAATTGTTAACCGAAGAATACTACGTAGTAAATAAAATCGCGAAAGGTTTTATCGGAACCAACAATATAGATACGAATTCAAGACTTTGTATGAGTTCCGCGGTCGTCGGTTACAAGATGGCTTTGGGCGAAGACAGCGTCCCGGTGAGTTATGAGGACATTGAACTCGCCGATTGTTTTTTAGTCGCTGGCGCAAACCCCGCCTGGTGTCATCCCATTCTATTTCGCAGAATCGAAGCGCATAAACAAGCGAATCCGAACGTAAAACTCATCGTAGTCGATCCGAGAAAAACGGAAAGTTGCGAGGACGCCGATCTTCATCTTCAAATCAAACCGGGAAGCGACATTCATCTCTTTCATGCAATTGCAAGAATTCTAATAGAACAAAACAGAATCGATTCCGAATTTTTGAAAAATCACACGGAAGGTTTCGAAGAACTCAAAGAAAAAGTATTTCAACAATCCGTTGAAGATTACGCGAACGCTTGCGATATTCCTTCGGAACAAATCCGCCAAGCGGCCCAATGGATCGGCGATTCCAAAGGGTTTCTTTCGCTTTGGGCGATGGGTCTCAATCAAAGTGTGATCGGAGTCAATAAGAACCTCGCCCTTTTGAATCTTTCTCTTCTTACGGGACAAATCGGAAAACCCGGATCGGGACCATTCTCCTTAACCGGACAACCGAACGCGATGGGTGGTAGAGAAGTCGGCGGTCTTTGCAATTTATTGCCCGCTCATAGAAACTTGGCGAATCCGGAACACAGAGCCGAGGTCGCGCAATTTTGGGGTGTGAATTCCATCCAAGAAAAACCGGGTTATAGCGCGACCGAGATGTTCGATCATCTTAGAACCGGAAAGATGAAAGCGATCTGGATCATCTGTACGAATCCGACGGTAAGTCTTCCAGATGCGCGTCTTGTGGAATCCGGTCTTAGATCCGCGGAGTTCGTAGTCGTTCAAGATATTTCCAAAGATTCTTCCGCGATTCCGTTTGCGGACGTGATCTTACCGGCCGCGGGTTGGGCCGAGAAACAAGGTACGATGACCAACTCCGATCGAAGAATCACGTATCTTCCGAAAGTTCTGGATCCTCCGGGCGAAGCGATGCCCGACACTTGGATCTTAAATCAGTTCGCAAAAAAGATGGGATGGACTTCCTCCTTTGCATTTGAAAACGAAGGAGAGGTTTTCGAAGAACATTGTCGCTTAACAAAAGGAACAAACATAGACATCGCGGGACTCGACTATTCCGTTCTTATGGAAAAAAGATCCGTTCAATGGCCTTATCCAACGAAGGGTCACGGTGGCACTCAACGTCTTTTTACCGATCGCAATTTTTATAGACCGAACGGAAAAGCAAAGATTCACGCGGTGGAACCCGATGACAGTTCCGAAAAAGCGACTTCCGATTTTCCTTTGATCTTAACCACGGGAAGAATTCGGGATCAATGGCATACGATGACTCGAACCGGCAAGGTTCGCAAACTCAACGAACACAAACGCGAACCGTATTTGGAAATTCATCCGAATGACGCGAAGATCAGAAACATCGAAGAAGGATCTCTCGTCGAGATTTTCAACGAAAGAGGTAAGACAAAGGTCAAGGCGACGATCACCGAGTCGATCAAAGAAGGTGTTGTTTTTCTTCCCATGCACTGGGGAAAAAAATTAGGAAGGGACGATTCCCGCGCGAACAATCTTACGAGCGGCGCATACGACCCGTATTCAAAACAACCGGGCTTTAAAATTTCCGCGGTTGAAGTTAAAGTTTATCACAAACGAAAAGAAAAAATTCTCATCATAGGCGGAGGCAACGGAACTCTTGCGTTCCTTCGTTCTTACAGAGCTTTGGATCCAGAAAGCGAGATCACGGTTCTTTGTAAGGAAAAAAATCCGTTCTACAACCGCATTCTTCTTCCGGATTATATCAGCGGCGAAAAAATCTTCGGCGACCTGATGGGTGTGAGCGAAGAGGAAATTCTTTCTTGGAACTTCGATATCTTCCCGGATAGGACGGTGACCCAGGTTCATCCCGAAGGTAAGATCGTTCGAGACGATCAAGGCAACACGTATTCTTACGATAAACTGATCTTCGCAACCGGAAGTTCTCCGTTTATCCCGAGTATGATTCCGAAGGAAATGGAAGGAATTTTCGCGCTTCGTTCCAAAGAAGACGCGGAAAAAATCAAGGGCTTTTTCGTAAGAGACACACACGTTCTGATCGTGGGCGGCGGACTTTTGGGTTTGGAACTCGCGGCCGCATTACGATCTTTGCATGTTCGTGTTAGCGTATTAATCCGAACTGACAGACTGATGTCCAAACAACTCGATCCGATCGCCGGAGAAATTCTAAACGAAGAAATCGAATCGAGAGGAATCGAAATCATCCGCAACGCGGAAATCGTAAAGATCAAAGGAACTTCCAGGGTTCAAAGCGTCAAACTCAGTAACGGAGAATCAATCGTTCCCGACGGAATCGTTTATGCGACCGGAACAACTCCGAATCTTCAACTCGCAAAACTCGCGGGTTTGGAATGCAAACAGGGGATTCTCGTGGATCCTTATCTGCGTTCCTCCGATCCGGATATCTATGCGATCGGCGAAGTCGCAGAACATACGTCCGGTCTTTACGGAACCGTAGCCGCAACGGAAGAACAATCCAAAATCGCGGCCAATCATATCTACGGATACGCATTCGATTTTTATAATGGATCGATTCATTCCAATCTTCTAAAAATCCCGGAACTCGATCTTGTTTCATTGAGACTCGCCGATACTCCGATGGATCTTTCCGAAGATAAGTCCGGCGAATACGAGGAAGTCGTTTTTCTCGATCGTAAAAAAAGAAAGTATAAGAAGTGCATTATCAAGGGAGATAAACTCGTAGGAGCGATTCTCATCGGAGATAAATCCAACTTCCAAGATTTTAAAGAACTCATCTCAAGCGGAATCGAACTCGGTGATCGAAGGGAACAACTTCTTTCCGGCGGTGGCACTGCGAGAAAACCCGTAATCGGAAAACTTGTCTGCTCCTGCAACGGAGTGGGCGACGGAAACCTCCGGGAAGAAATCAAGAACGGTTGCAAATCCATGGAAGCCCTTGGTAAGGCCACGGGCGCCGGCACAGGTTGTGGTAGTTGTCGTCCCGAGATTTCTAAAATTCTCAAGTCCGACTTGGCGATGAGTGAAATTGAAAAATGA
- a CDS encoding alginate export family protein — MKAYKQGTKILVYVLVVFSFLKIDAQETKETKSPEVQNNTIQLQNKEPIQESQKQEVNSSTTTTPASTSNTVLVPPKETKKELPWYETVKFGGLIRIRPEAKYNFDFDRFKNDNASFVGAKAQIWIEKELTEKTKVRVTLQDTTLWGAEKGSSTGLDTANDNTRQSVGIREAWIESKELIGPVTLQAGRQILKYGDERLVGALEWTNVGRSFNGFRFKVDKEFFSSHAWAMIVGEQDSDIAGNSTYLGKRNTFQTQYNCPANSPATTTCSLSADLTKQQPGDATFTGFYNTFKPSKFLHVDGYYIGLYRKWLPQNNSTILLLTNPETVPRDSRYDQLHTFGFRLTNRTTKDKKSEIPFDFSIEYAVQTGKTGVNVTPGWDSLNTNLSTIDPLTGKTVTKSVYKERQGYDAYAFALDIGYTLGSFRLGAEYDVASGDPNRKDGKVATFSNLFHSNHVFYGEADQVSWVNMVGKSANLTWDGGEFGKLRLAYWIVDKQKMQDGWYDITGNLKDGASTESYANDRFKNPYPQSEKGVLDQRGVGTLGKNLFREIDLVYSLKYKDILWAFGASWIYAGDAVRGKLNDNSISPEFRKTSFLPQAQFAYLSMTVQF, encoded by the coding sequence TTGAAAGCTTACAAACAGGGAACGAAAATTCTCGTGTACGTCCTAGTCGTCTTTTCTTTTCTGAAAATCGACGCTCAGGAAACGAAGGAAACTAAATCTCCGGAAGTTCAGAACAACACAATTCAACTTCAAAACAAAGAACCGATTCAGGAATCTCAAAAGCAGGAAGTCAACTCTTCGACGACTACAACGCCGGCTTCGACTTCGAACACGGTTCTTGTTCCACCCAAGGAAACGAAAAAAGAATTACCTTGGTATGAAACCGTTAAATTCGGCGGTTTGATTCGAATTCGTCCAGAAGCGAAATACAACTTCGATTTCGATAGATTCAAAAATGATAATGCGTCTTTCGTAGGCGCCAAGGCGCAGATTTGGATCGAGAAGGAACTCACCGAAAAAACAAAAGTGAGAGTGACCTTGCAGGACACCACTTTGTGGGGAGCGGAAAAAGGTTCGTCGACCGGACTCGATACAGCAAACGATAACACAAGACAATCCGTGGGAATCCGCGAAGCCTGGATCGAATCCAAAGAACTGATCGGTCCGGTTACCTTGCAGGCTGGAAGACAGATTCTCAAATACGGAGACGAAAGACTTGTGGGCGCGTTGGAATGGACCAACGTGGGAAGAAGTTTCAACGGATTTCGTTTTAAAGTGGATAAGGAATTTTTCTCGTCGCACGCATGGGCGATGATCGTGGGCGAACAAGATTCGGACATCGCGGGCAATTCCACTTATTTAGGAAAACGGAATACGTTTCAGACACAGTATAATTGTCCGGCGAATTCTCCAGCAACTACTACTTGTTCGTTATCCGCGGACCTTACCAAACAACAACCGGGGGACGCGACGTTTACGGGGTTTTACAACACATTCAAACCTTCTAAATTTCTTCACGTAGACGGTTACTACATCGGTCTTTATCGCAAGTGGCTTCCTCAAAACAATTCCACGATTCTTCTTTTAACGAATCCGGAAACGGTTCCCAGAGACTCGAGATACGATCAACTTCATACGTTCGGTTTCAGACTTACGAACAGAACGACGAAGGACAAAAAATCGGAAATCCCTTTCGACTTCTCGATCGAATACGCCGTACAAACCGGAAAAACTGGCGTCAACGTAACTCCGGGTTGGGATAGCTTGAATACGAATCTTTCCACGATCGATCCTCTTACGGGCAAAACCGTAACGAAGAGCGTATACAAAGAAAGACAAGGATACGACGCGTACGCATTCGCATTAGATATCGGTTATACACTTGGATCGTTTCGACTCGGCGCGGAATACGACGTCGCGAGCGGAGATCCGAATCGCAAAGACGGAAAGGTCGCAACGTTTTCCAATCTGTTTCATTCCAATCACGTTTTTTACGGAGAAGCGGATCAAGTGAGTTGGGTTAACATGGTCGGTAAGTCCGCGAACCTGACTTGGGACGGGGGAGAATTCGGCAAACTCAGACTCGCCTATTGGATCGTGGATAAACAAAAAATGCAAGACGGTTGGTATGATATAACCGGAAACCTCAAAGACGGAGCGAGTACGGAATCCTACGCAAACGATCGTTTTAAAAATCCGTATCCGCAAAGCGAGAAAGGCGTTCTGGATCAAAGAGGAGTGGGAACCCTCGGAAAGAATCTATTCCGAGAAATCGACTTGGTTTATTCTCTCAAATACAAGGACATACTTTGGGCCTTTGGAGCGAGTTGGATTTATGCGGGCGACGCGGTCCGGGGAAAACTCAACGATAACTCGATATCGCCCGAATTCAGAAAAACGAGTTTTTTACCTCAGGCCCAGTTCGCTTATCTATCGATGACGGTTCAGTTTTAA
- a CDS encoding DEAD/DEAH box helicase, which produces MKKLKFSELNLSTEIQNAISEMGFEEASPIQSEAIPVILKGKDIIGHAQTGTGKTAAFAIPTIELLEVESKHLQALILCPTRELVIQVSEQFRKLMKYKGNFEVVPVYGGQEIDRQLRALRKNPQIVIATPGRMMDHMRRGSIRLDDIKMVILDEADEMLDMGFREDMEFILKDTPADRQTIMFSATMTDDILTLMKRFQKHPQIIDVTHQKLSAPKIEQIYYEIQENAKGEALARLIEYKNIKLALVFCNTKAQVDTVVELLKSRGYFAEALHGDLNQKQRDKVMNGFRSGSIEILVATDVAGRGIDVNNVEAVFNYDLPRDGEDYVHRIGRTGRAGKKGIAFSFIVGKQIYNLKKIERINGIKIELGKIPTLDDLEETKIHSYTEKVRSIVDAGHIGNYVNQVEKLMGDDYTALDIAAALFKMTILKDSVTFDDSVKFESDFKYDDRNPSKKKSGGGGGRYRDRNFGGRSGGGGGGSRPRSNSGGGSGSHSGGGGGRSYGSHGGGSGSGGSSGSKFSKGDKNQKSGGASSFKKKKK; this is translated from the coding sequence ATGAAGAAACTCAAGTTTAGCGAACTAAACTTATCCACAGAGATCCAAAACGCGATTTCTGAAATGGGCTTTGAAGAAGCCTCCCCCATTCAATCGGAAGCCATTCCGGTTATACTCAAAGGAAAAGACATCATCGGTCATGCGCAAACCGGAACGGGTAAAACCGCCGCGTTCGCAATTCCTACCATAGAACTTCTCGAAGTAGAAAGCAAACATCTACAAGCGTTGATTCTCTGCCCTACTCGCGAACTCGTAATTCAAGTAAGCGAACAATTTCGTAAGCTGATGAAATACAAAGGAAACTTCGAAGTGGTTCCAGTTTACGGCGGTCAGGAAATCGACAGACAATTAAGAGCGCTTCGTAAAAATCCTCAGATCGTAATCGCGACTCCGGGAAGAATGATGGATCACATGCGAAGAGGTTCCATCCGTCTCGACGATATCAAGATGGTCATACTCGACGAAGCCGACGAAATGTTGGACATGGGTTTCAGAGAGGACATGGAATTCATTCTCAAGGACACCCCGGCGGATCGCCAAACGATCATGTTCTCGGCGACTATGACCGACGACATTCTTACGTTGATGAAACGATTCCAAAAACATCCTCAAATCATCGACGTAACACATCAAAAACTCAGCGCTCCGAAAATCGAACAGATCTATTACGAAATTCAAGAAAACGCAAAGGGAGAAGCCCTTGCAAGATTGATCGAATACAAAAACATCAAACTTGCATTAGTGTTTTGTAATACAAAAGCTCAGGTCGACACGGTCGTGGAACTTTTAAAATCGAGAGGATACTTTGCCGAAGCTCTTCACGGAGATCTCAATCAGAAACAAAGAGATAAGGTGATGAACGGATTTAGAAGCGGAAGTATCGAAATCCTAGTAGCGACCGACGTTGCGGGAAGAGGAATCGACGTAAACAACGTGGAAGCGGTGTTCAACTACGATCTTCCAAGAGACGGAGAAGACTACGTTCACCGGATCGGAAGAACCGGAAGAGCGGGAAAAAAAGGAATCGCGTTCTCCTTTATCGTTGGAAAACAAATCTACAATCTTAAAAAAATCGAACGTATCAACGGAATCAAAATCGAATTGGGCAAAATCCCAACGTTAGACGATCTCGAAGAAACAAAGATTCATTCTTATACCGAGAAAGTAAGATCCATCGTAGACGCGGGTCATATCGGAAACTACGTAAACCAGGTTGAAAAACTGATGGGTGACGATTATACCGCTCTTGATATCGCGGCGGCTTTGTTTAAGATGACGATTCTCAAAGACAGCGTCACCTTCGACGATTCCGTTAAGTTCGAATCCGATTTCAAATACGATGATAGAAATCCCTCCAAAAAGAAATCCGGAGGCGGTGGCGGTAGATACAGAGATCGCAACTTCGGAGGAAGATCCGGAGGCGGCGGTGGAGGTTCAAGACCTAGATCCAATTCAGGCGGCGGATCCGGTTCTCATTCGGGAGGCGGTGGCGGACGTTCTTATGGATCTCACGGAGGCGGATCGGGATCCGGCGGTTCTTCCGGTTCCAAATTCTCCAAAGGGGATAAAAATCAAAAATCCGGCGGAGCCTCTTCCTTCAAAAAAAAGAAGAAGTAA
- a CDS encoding formylglycine-generating enzyme family protein: MIFEFILSLKRISLLLLILSLGSILSLSAQSTQSSPQQEDPSLNLRMVPFWKGEVEAVYRGKGKVKIRIRRGSIFYGKEEEEIKAILERKPQYAVLQSNPEKEIGSFSIRQISVAYQSNSKGKKASEIELFGTFSANVGVPENLLTAGTFIQDYKQEVAYVEPGAFFTEDRRRTRPAKQLRHPRDGKEMVLVSGGYEQNGELFYESMGFFLHGQGNESAEDSYNPFYFKAERGNLQDISSYYIDKYEVTNQEYSKFLKETNTPPPPHWKQGTFPSGKEHHPINGITYREAEAYARWSGKRLPTEMEWEKAARGTGMTWMINRDESYSFFPSPLEYPFGNDFDSSLCNTLESKKSDTISVYELAKKSSSPYGAIGMCGNVAEWTSSDYLPYRGHSLKRNAFGKMHKVIRGGSYSSTKEESTVYFRSFGGIPNLKTDRRAGIRLVWDLPGK; the protein is encoded by the coding sequence ATGATCTTCGAATTCATCCTTTCATTGAAACGCATCTCCCTTCTCCTTCTCATCCTATCTTTGGGATCGATTCTTTCTTTGTCCGCGCAATCGACACAATCCTCGCCACAACAAGAAGACCCTTCTCTCAACTTAAGAATGGTTCCGTTTTGGAAAGGAGAAGTCGAAGCCGTTTATAGAGGAAAAGGAAAAGTAAAAATTCGAATCCGAAGAGGATCTATTTTTTACGGAAAAGAAGAAGAGGAAATCAAAGCCATTCTCGAAAGAAAACCTCAATACGCGGTTTTACAATCGAACCCCGAAAAAGAAATCGGTTCGTTTTCCATCCGACAGATCTCCGTCGCATATCAATCCAATTCAAAAGGGAAGAAGGCTTCCGAAATCGAACTCTTCGGAACGTTTAGCGCGAACGTAGGAGTTCCGGAAAATCTTTTAACGGCGGGAACGTTCATACAGGACTACAAACAAGAAGTCGCGTACGTCGAACCGGGCGCATTCTTCACCGAAGATAGAAGAAGAACCAGACCCGCGAAACAACTCAGACATCCGAGAGACGGAAAGGAAATGGTTCTTGTTTCGGGCGGATACGAACAAAACGGAGAATTGTTTTACGAGTCCATGGGATTTTTTCTACACGGACAAGGAAACGAATCGGCCGAAGACAGTTACAATCCGTTCTACTTCAAAGCGGAACGAGGAAATCTTCAGGACATCTCCTCGTATTACATAGACAAATACGAAGTTACAAATCAAGAATATTCTAAATTTCTAAAGGAAACGAACACACCTCCGCCTCCGCATTGGAAGCAAGGGACTTTTCCTTCGGGTAAGGAACACCATCCCATAAACGGAATCACTTACAGAGAAGCCGAAGCCTATGCGCGTTGGTCCGGTAAACGACTTCCCACAGAAATGGAATGGGAGAAGGCCGCACGCGGAACCGGAATGACTTGGATGATCAATCGGGACGAGTCGTATTCCTTCTTTCCAAGTCCTTTGGAATATCCATTCGGAAACGATTTTGATTCTTCTCTCTGTAATACCCTGGAAAGTAAAAAGTCGGATACGATTTCGGTTTACGAACTTGCAAAAAAATCTTCAAGCCCTTACGGTGCGATCGGAATGTGCGGCAACGTAGCGGAATGGACAAGTTCGGATTATCTTCCGTATCGAGGACATTCCTTAAAACGAAACGCATTCGGAAAAATGCATAAAGTCATTCGAGGCGGTTCTTATTCATCCACCAAGGAAGAATCTACCGTGTATTTCAGATCCTTCGGCGGGATTCCGAATTTAAAAACGGATCGAAGAGCGGGCATTCGTCTCGTTTGGGATTTGCCGGGAAAGTAA
- a CDS encoding SDR family NAD(P)-dependent oxidoreductase has translation MITSFFLEKSFLVTGASSGIGKALVLELNRNGAVVGAIARRKELLKDLKNEASFPDKVIALPGDVSDSSQIKKITEEFRKKVRRIDGLIHSAGISMRGLAKETDFKVYESLMNINFYPLIHLFRLLESELRQNQGHFIAVSSLQGRFATQYRSGYAASKHAVQAFMDSIRLETYESGMHVMTVSPGYVKTDISVKALSGDGSAYGIMDEGIKNGMRVEKVAAIVLKAIESKKRDVYPSQFREMLAYWISRFSPSLLDKLLRRARVT, from the coding sequence ATGATCACATCCTTCTTTTTAGAAAAATCATTTTTGGTTACGGGCGCAAGTTCCGGAATAGGAAAGGCTCTCGTTTTGGAACTCAATCGAAACGGCGCAGTGGTAGGCGCGATTGCTCGAAGAAAAGAATTGTTAAAGGACTTAAAAAACGAAGCTTCGTTTCCGGACAAGGTGATCGCTCTTCCGGGTGACGTTTCCGATTCTTCCCAAATCAAAAAGATCACGGAAGAATTTAGAAAGAAAGTGAGACGAATCGACGGACTGATCCACAGCGCCGGAATCAGTATGCGCGGTCTTGCAAAAGAAACGGATTTTAAAGTTTATGAAAGTCTAATGAACATAAATTTTTATCCTTTGATTCATCTGTTCCGTCTTTTGGAATCGGAACTCAGACAAAACCAAGGACATTTTATCGCAGTGTCATCCTTGCAGGGAAGGTTCGCGACTCAATATCGTTCCGGTTATGCCGCGAGCAAACACGCGGTCCAAGCCTTTATGGACAGCATTCGACTGGAAACCTACGAAAGCGGAATGCACGTTATGACCGTTTCTCCCGGTTATGTGAAGACAGATATTTCCGTGAAGGCCTTGTCGGGCGACGGTTCCGCGTACGGAATTATGGACGAGGGAATTAAGAATGGAATGCGAGTCGAAAAGGTTGCGGCCATCGTTTTGAAAGCGATCGAATCCAAGAAGAGGGACGTTTATCCTTCTCAGTTTCGAGAAATGTTGGCGTATTGGATCAGCAGATTCTCACCTTCTCTTTTGGATAAACTTTTGAGAAGAGCCAGGGTAACGTAA
- a CDS encoding DUF2889 domain-containing protein, producing the protein MSSALQELKERIRFRNTDFQRNYESRYYWFPEESPPFCVIEVNQYDPYHDMTLYLEVDLTTMKIVKSAVEEKRVPYETCPAAVKTYDYLVGEEMSYAKLMNRFPADKTLGCLHINELIQNAAMNFHSAYAFYLKERNFPAQYDEYKMYEGDLPARERREIGRHWWMKDRGVKNSCYSFSTRHEKPDLKEQVKHLDSITAMMVKEFKKSRREES; encoded by the coding sequence ATGAGTAGCGCTCTACAGGAACTTAAAGAGAGAATTCGTTTTCGAAACACGGACTTTCAAAGAAATTATGAAAGTAGATACTATTGGTTTCCGGAAGAATCTCCTCCGTTTTGTGTCATCGAAGTGAATCAATACGATCCGTATCACGACATGACCTTGTATCTTGAAGTCGATCTTACAACGATGAAAATCGTGAAGTCCGCAGTGGAAGAAAAAAGGGTTCCTTACGAAACCTGTCCGGCCGCCGTGAAAACATACGATTACTTAGTCGGAGAGGAAATGTCCTACGCGAAACTGATGAATCGTTTTCCCGCGGATAAAACGTTAGGTTGTCTTCATATCAACGAATTGATTCAAAACGCCGCGATGAATTTTCATTCCGCATACGCGTTCTATCTCAAAGAAAGAAATTTCCCGGCACAATACGACGAGTATAAAATGTATGAAGGTGATCTTCCCGCCCGCGAAAGAAGAGAAATCGGAAGACATTGGTGGATGAAGGATCGAGGAGTGAAAAATTCCTGTTATTCTTTCTCCACACGTCATGAAAAACCGGACCTCAAAGAACAGGTGAAACATCTTGACAGCATCACCGCAATGATGGTAAAAGAATTCAAGAAATCGAGAAGGGAAGAATCGTAA
- a CDS encoding AEC family transporter — protein MSHLILIPLCLIAGFILKRGRIFPENAGLTLGSFVIYISLPSLILTNVPTMRLESSLIFLATMPWFIFGLSIVFFYSIGKFFHWDRETRIAVTLCCGLGNTSFLGLPVLRMFYGEEVTDSVLIIDQFGTFLCLAIPGFILALRFLSKNEQEKSENPLKSILKKLFTFPPFLALLFSFFLRLFTIPESIHSVLKILGETLVPIALFTVGFQMELPALSSKNEKSENFIQPLTFGLIYKLFIAPILVLIVYRFFNVNLKHLKVAVLEAGMAPMITASIVSMQMGFKPTLSAAFPGVGILVSIPTLFILYSLLENFF, from the coding sequence GTGTCTCATCTGATTCTCATTCCCCTATGCTTGATCGCGGGTTTTATACTCAAACGAGGGAGAATTTTTCCGGAAAACGCGGGGTTAACTCTCGGCAGTTTTGTGATTTATATTTCCTTACCTTCTTTGATTCTAACGAACGTTCCAACGATGAGATTGGAAAGTTCTTTGATCTTTTTGGCGACGATGCCCTGGTTCATCTTCGGACTTTCCATCGTATTCTTTTACTCGATCGGAAAATTCTTCCATTGGGATCGGGAAACTCGAATCGCCGTTACGCTTTGTTGCGGACTCGGAAATACATCTTTTTTAGGGCTTCCCGTCTTAAGGATGTTTTACGGAGAAGAAGTCACCGATTCCGTATTGATCATCGATCAGTTCGGAACCTTTCTTTGTTTGGCGATTCCCGGATTTATTTTAGCGTTGCGTTTCCTTTCCAAAAACGAACAGGAAAAAAGCGAGAACCCGTTGAAATCCATTTTGAAAAAGCTATTCACTTTCCCACCGTTTCTTGCTTTACTTTTTTCGTTTTTCCTCAGACTTTTCACCATTCCGGAATCGATTCATTCCGTATTGAAAATCTTGGGAGAAACTCTGGTGCCGATCGCCCTATTTACAGTCGGATTTCAAATGGAACTGCCGGCTTTGAGTTCCAAAAACGAGAAGTCCGAGAATTTCATACAACCGTTAACGTTTGGACTGATTTATAAATTGTTCATTGCTCCGATTTTGGTCTTGATCGTGTATCGATTTTTCAACGTGAATCTGAAACACTTGAAAGTTGCGGTTTTGGAAGCGGGAATGGCTCCCATGATTACTGCATCCATCGTTTCCATGCAGATGGGTTTTAAACCGACACTCTCTGCGGCATTTCCCGGAGTTGGTATTCTTGTTTCCATTCCTACTTTGTTTATACTCTATTCTTTACTGGAGAATTTTTTCTGA